Within the Alteromonas sp. M12 genome, the region GGATATGATGACATTTCAGTGTGTGCATTCACACAACCTTCACTAAGTTCGATTCATCAAGACACCCAAAAAGGCGGGGAAGCTTTGGTCTCTGCTTTACTGGATTTACTCAACAAAAAGCCTGTTGACTCTGTGGTGCTAGATACCCAATTAATGATAAGAGATTCTAGTTGTCGTAAATTAAACTAGACATAATTTAGATGTATTAGTTGTATTCACAGCCAATTTACTGGCAACTAGCTATATCAACAGATAGAAAATACTCTTCATCCAGTATATCATTGCGCGCCATTAAAATTATTTGTGTTATCAGGAGCCAACGCATCATTTCTCGAGTGATCAAAAAGGTCAAAAATGCTTTGACAAAAAACGCTGACGAATACCATTCGGATTTACTCAATCCGAAGGTTATCACTCGCGGTGAGCATGGCATTTCTAGAAAAGGTATCAGTGATAATGCCCTGAAAGTATTGTACCGCCTAAATGGCGCAGGATTCGATGCATACTTAGTAGGCGGCTGTGTACGTGATCTTATTATGGGACTGCAGCCAAAAGATTTTGATGTCGTTACCAATGCCACTCCTGATGAAGTCAAAGCGCTATTTAGAAACTGTCGTTTAATTGGCCGCCGATTTCGTTTAGCCCATGTCGTTTTTGGTCGTGAAATTATTGAAGTAGCCACATTTAGAGGCCATCACCAAAACTCGGATGACGAAAAAGGCAAAAAACCTGCAGAGGTGCTAGGCAAACAAAGTCAAGAAGGTCAAATTCTCAGAGACAACGTTTTTGGCAGTATTGAAGAAGATGCAGAACGTCGCGATTTCACAGTAAACGCGATGTATTACCGCGTCACCGACTTTACGGTGACCGACTTTGCCAATGGCATGCAAGCAATCAAAGACAAACGTTTAGAGCTGATTGGTGACCCTGAAACTCGTTATCGTGAAGATCCGGTTAGAATGTTACGGGCAGTGCGATTTGCAGCCAAACTGAATATGCAAATCAGCCAAGAATCCGCCGCTGCAATTCATCAATTAGGCAGTTTATTAAACAACATTCCGCCTGCTCGCCTGTTTGAAGAAGTCATTAAACTGTTTATTTCCGGACAAGGTTTAAGAACCTTTGAATTAATGCAGGAATATGATCTTATCCAACCGT harbors:
- the pcnB gene encoding polynucleotide adenylyltransferase PcnB, with protein sequence MTRGEHGISRKGISDNALKVLYRLNGAGFDAYLVGGCVRDLIMGLQPKDFDVVTNATPDEVKALFRNCRLIGRRFRLAHVVFGREIIEVATFRGHHQNSDDEKGKKPAEVLGKQSQEGQILRDNVFGSIEEDAERRDFTVNAMYYRVTDFTVTDFANGMQAIKDKRLELIGDPETRYREDPVRMLRAVRFAAKLNMQISQESAAAIHQLGSLLNNIPPARLFEEVIKLFISGQGLRTFELMQEYDLIQPLFPQLAPLLKGSDSRENQFIRKMLMNTDNRINTGQRVTPAFMYAAFLWYPIEEHCQKLMDEAGLNHFDAFNIAVNDVLHRQIQRIMIPKRFSSMMREIWLLQLRLPKRFGRRAYQMLEHARFRAAYDFLLIRGQIEGGKLLELADWWTEFQEVSPDKRKQMLVKLREAEGGPARRTRRRPKSKKPSAS